The stretch of DNA CCCGCTCGTGATGTTGATCGTGCCGTACCCAAAATACCCAACAGCGCCGGCATACACTCCGCGCTTCTCGCCTTCGAGCTCCGCAATCAGCTCCATGGCTTTCACCTTGGGCGCACCAGACACTGTGCCAGCAGGGAAGATGGAGCGGAAAGCATCGAAACGCGTCTTGCCCGGACGCAAGATACCCGACACTTCCGACACCAAATGCTGTACATGGCTGAACTTTTGAACGACCATGAGCTGGTCGACTCGGGTCGATAAGGGATCACAAACACGGTTCACATCATTCCGCGCGAGATCCACCAGCATAACGTGCTCTGCTCGATCCTTGATGCTCGCATGGAGTGTGTCTGCAAGCTCTTGATCTTCCGCCGGTGTTGCTCCGCGCTTGATTGTTCCCGCAATGGGATGCGTGATGATTCGTCCGTTCTCCTCTTTGACCAGTACTTCCGGGCTGGCGCCAATTATTTGGAAATCCTCACAATCCAGGTAGAACAGGTAGGGAGACGGGTTCACCGTCCGAAGATGCCGATAGAGGTTGAACGGATGTAGACTGGTTGGGCGAGCAATGCGCTGAGATGGCACTGCCTGGATGATGTCTCCCTGCACGATGTGTTTCTTCAACCTCGTCACATGTGCTTCGTAACCAGGACGGCCAATGTTGCTCTTATACTCCTGCTGCAGATTGATTGGCCCTTGTGGTGGCAGAGGCAGGTCTTTGCTCTTCAATGCCTTCACCAATTCTGCAATGTCATTCCTGGTCTTCTCGTACGCCTCTGCCACTGCGTCCGATGTCGCATCAGATGAGGGCACATGCAGATAGCTAATCACCACCACCTTTTGAAAGAAATGGTCCATAGCCACCACGGTGTCGTATAACATGAACAAGCTCTCTGGCACCTCTAGCACATCTTTCATCGATCGCTTTGTCTTCGGCTCGAAGTACTTGACACAGTCATAGCCGACATAGCCAATCGCACCACCGGTCAATGGCGGCAGCCGCAGTGCTGGTATCTGCGCGACGCGATACTTCTCGAGCGCTGCAGCGAGCTGCGGTAAAGGGTCGGCTTCAAGTCCATGATTTGGTCCGGAAACGAGCGTCTTGCGAGGATCGGCGCCGACGAAGCTATATCGCCCAATGGTCTCAGAGGTCGCTGCGGATTCGAATAAGAAGGACTGCTTTGAGCGCGAGCTATTCTTGAATTAGTTCTGTTGCTCCGAAAGAGGCGTGAAGCGCTGCGTACCTGGCAGCGACCTTGAGGTATATCGAGGTGGGAGTCAGGAACTCGGAGGGAATGGATGTGCATATTGGAATGAGGTTAGGAGCATTCGCAAAGCTCTTGCTATCATCGATGATCTTTTGAACGTCGGCCAGCAATGGCTGCACAGCTATCTACAGCTGCGTCAATGTCATGGCCACGTGGAGGAGGGCTCGAGGACAAATGTACCGTGGGGGCCATTGCGAGGTCGGGTTAGGGGACCGGTCTAGGCGATGTCAGGAACACGAACGCGCTCATCGAGTGGGCCGCCGGACCTGGTAATTCCACAAAGAAGGCGTTGATTCTGGAGAGGTCGTTTTGTGCCAAAGCCGTGATAAGCCGTGATTCAAATGTGCTGCGAAAGGCGCGCAAGACTTGCCGAGAGGATGCTATTCCCAATGGGGCGGACCGAGTGCCACGCCATGTGGAAAAGCCTTCCGTCCACGTTTTCATCATGCCGCGAACCTTATCGCCCATCACCACCGCACATCAAACGTGAGGTGGGAGGACAGGCTGGCTTTTGAGGTTGCAAGCGCGCGTACGAAATCTTGGTCTCTTTGGCACGAGCTACCATGATGACGGCGCCGACTTCACCGCAGGCCTCCTTGCCCTCtcattcctcctcctcctggtCTTCTTCTGTCATTCCTTCACCTTCTGGTTCTGGTTCTGCTTCCGCTGCTTCTCCTACTCCTAATAAGACGTTGGCGTCTGCTTCTCCGACGCTGCCCTCGTGGCATTTTCCCTTCGGCCCATCTTCCAAGTACCATCTCTCGGAGCGCCCACAGCGCAGTCATCAACGCGTCAAGACGTCCTACACGCCGCGCGCTCCCGTGCTGAGCACCGAGCAGCGCGCGCATCGTCGCGCTCAGAATATCAGCCTAGGCAGCTTTCCGAGTCCTTCCCCGAGCGAATACAGTCGCAGTCCGCTCTCGCGCCTTTCGAGTCACAGCAGTGCGTCCTCTGCCAAGTATCCTGGAACCATGGCGCGTTCCACCAACGGCGCCCCGCTCACTCCAGCCAAGACCTCGCGGCGGACGTCTTCGCTGCAGCAATCGCCATTCTCGGACTACTTCTCCGACGATGCGCGATCCGCGCTCAGTACCAATGCGCCCGCACCCTCGATGGAGACTAAGGCGCTACTCGTGAAGATGAATAAGCTGCAATCACAGCTCATGCGCGATCAATCGGATAAAGGCCACCAGGCCATCAGCGTGGTTGGTCGCAAATTGGCCGAGATCGACGCTGAGCTGGAATCTTTGCATGCTCACTCGCAGTCGCCCATTGACTTGGATGACTCAGCGATATTCATGTCGGGGGAGAAGATCACCGTGCAAACGCCCCAACACAGCCGCGGCCCTTCATGCCAATCGTGCAACAGTTTAGATAGCAGCGTCGCCAGCAGCAAAATTTTCGACGAGGAAGTTGCCACGCTCAAGCAATACCAGGCTGAACGCACCTGGTACCTGGGCAAAACGCAAGAACTCCTGGAGAAGCTCAACACCGTCCAGGCTGAACTGCGTCAGCGTCATGCAGACTTTGCTGAGCTGCACGAGCGTCATTACACCGTgatcgaggagaaggaggctgaGATCGAGCAGCTCCGCTCTGAGAATGAAGGCTTGCGTCAGGATCTTGGCTTCGAGTACAGCGAGCTGCTGTTCTTGAAGTTGCAGATGAAGTCGTTGGAAGTTGACATCGATGATCTTCGAAACATTAACAACACTCAGCTGTCAAGCGAACAGCGCACCAAGAAGAACGAGATTTTGTCTGAGATGGACCGCTGGCGGACAGATTCAGACTGGCAGGACGTTGAAGCCCGTTTTAAGCGTCGAAGAAGCAAGTATGGCATTCCCACCTCGCCCGTCCGCAAGGACAGTGCGAGGGCCAATTCTGATATTACTGCACAAGATGAGATCGATTGGCAACTTGAGACTGTCCGCGAAGACCGCGGACGCAtcactagtcttactatcaAGCGCACAGACAGCACTCAGAGATTCCCGCAGAATGGAGAGGAAACGGTAATTACGGAGCAGACAGTACAGCCTGTGACCTTGGGTGGTTCCACAGGCTCTGCTGCAGGCGATCCCTTCGATTGCACCGCCAAGAAAACAGAAGCAGAACGCCTTCCGAGGTCGTATGCACATCAAGACACGCAGACAGATATTTCTATTGCTTATCCtcttgatgaggatgagcccCATTTTATCACACAAGGAGGCCTTCGGGAAGTTTCAGGAGACGCCCAGGAGGAGGACATTGAAGAAACgtacgaggaagaggaggaaactGAAGATCACGATTATTCTATTGCTGGCACACAGGGATGTGCCATCCACATCTCCGAGTCCGCTGAGGCGGACGAGGATCTTTACCAAGacgttgaagaagatgaagaaacTATTCTAGAGGAAGCCACGTTGCTGAGTGTGCCGCACAAGAGCGCGTGGCAGGAACTGTGGAGCAGTCTGTCAAGCCTCACAGGGATtccggacgacgaggaagacgaataCTAACCTAACCGACACCACTACACGTGGAGACCACACTCATTGCACAAAGACTGGACTTTGATACCCTTTTCTGTTTGAAATTTTTTGTTTGGGACTTAATCAAACACAACACATCGCCGTACTAGGCATTTTCCGATTTCGGGCGCTCTATAGGGGTTGGGCACGGCGCCTATTTGTTGGTCTACGGAACGGAGTACTGGATCGATTTGAGAGCCAGGTATGTTCGAGTACACACTCGACTTCCCCACCCAACCCTTTGCATTGCATGCTTAATTCCTTAGCACGCTCTATAGAACACCCTCTGTAGATATTCTGTTAATGTACAGATCACACCACTCCTTGCTCGCTCATGCTCTCAGAGTGTCCATCCTTGTGTGGTGGTTGTGACTTATCGCGTGGATCTTCTCGCCGTGCGTGATCGAAGTTCCGCATCTCTTCGCAGAAAGACACGACTCACCAGACGATGTCCACTTCGCTCAGGTCGGCTTAGTCGCTGTCAGAGATGCAGTACGCATCGCTATCGACATCGCTCGCCTCGTTGCGCTCCTCGGTAGCCTTGTCATAGACAATCTTGCGAGGAACGGCCTTGACCTTTGCGAACTTGCCACCACCAGAAGATGTCGCGTTGCTGTTGGTGGTAGAGCGCAAAATGGAGCTCGAAGCCTTCGAGTTGCCAGCCGTGCTGGTGCCGATGTTGGTAGAGCCGGCGTTGCTGGGCAGAGAGACGCCTGCACGCGAAGAGTAGGTGCCGCGAATGGTGCCATTATGGGAGTTGGTGACACTCTCTGCTGGAAGGGTGAAGTCCTTCTCAAGATTAGTGGGAGTAATGGTGGGCTTGGAGAGAGTTGCTGCGACTtacatcgtcgtcgctctcATCGTCCGAGTCGTTCGAGCCACCTCCAGAGCTCTCATCACCCTCCTCTGCGCCTGGCTCGTAGTTTGCCTTCTCCTCAGCGCACTTCCAGCAAATCTGATTGATAGTCAGCACAGTCTCGCTCCAGCCAAAACTGCAATTGACGCACTGCGTGATCGGGCGTTTTACGTTGCGCCTTCGAGAACTTGTCCAGCCCCTTGTCCATGTCGCAATAGTAGCAGTGCAACTCGGTGACTTGACGGCCAGTGCAGGGAATGCAGGAGATGATAGCCTGGTTGATAGCGTTGAATCTCGGGTTCGACCTCATGTGGTCGGCGAGATCCCCACGCTGCTTATTGGAGAAAGCAGTCGAGCCCTTAACCTCATTGCAACGGTTGCACTTGATCCTAGGTAAAGTCAGTCTCCTCTTGATTGGAGCGGCGGGCACGAAACTGACCTGCCAGGCACCGAGACGGCATTGGTGCTCGAGTAGGCGCCGTAAGCCATCTTGAGAGTGTCTTGATGAACGTGGGTGCTGTTGTTGGTGGAGGAAGTTGTTTGTCGGGGATCGAAGTTGGATGAGCGACGTTCGAAGGTGGAAGGTTGAAAGATGGATGAAGAGTTGGGTAAAGTGGCAAGTTTCTTGTGGCAAGTTTCTTGTTTGTGCAAACGGAAGTTTTAGCGGGCAGCTGCGAATGACGCGAATTGCTGCCTGGGGTTGATTATGCATGTGAAATGCAAGTGAGCCTCGAGTGAGCACGTTGAGTTTCTCCAGGATGCGACTCTCACGCGTGCCAGCATTGTGCACTGCCGGTGAATCTGCATTTCTGCCGGCCCGGATGGACCTAGGGAAGCCCCAGTGATAGACAATTTGGTCGCTAGAATGGTATTCGACAAACAGCAGACAGATACAATATCGGCTGACTTGATTAGATGCGTATCAAAGCAGACAGCAGTGCTAATCTGTGCTTGCTGAGTAGTCGTTGGGGCGCAGGTTCGCGCATTGCGAGCATACCACGTGCGAGAACAACCCAAGTTCACAGAAGTGACCCAGCTCTCCCAATAACATCAAATCATATTTCCGTTGAAGCCGAATTGACAAAAGTGGCCAGATTGCTGCTTGACCCCACTTATGCGACTCATTGTCCCGTCATGTCTTCTGCGTTCGCTTGCTGATATTCATTCGTTGCTTGTCCTCCCATTGTGGATGAATAGTACCACTTTCTCATGATGGGGCCATCGCTAGCCGTAGGGCTGACGGGAAATCGTTTCCTCTCAATCAAGCTCATATCACAGCTTCTGATATCGGCGCAGTCGGCTAGTAGCCAATGTGTCCTCGATGCGGGCAGCAGGAGAGACCTCAAGTACACCTCACAGACCTGACCGCCATGTTGCGGTCCGTGTCCGTCCACTCCAAAGCATCATGGTCCTGGACTGTTCCACGTTCCTCTTATTCCACTCATCTGTTCATATATCCCTCTTTCCTCGCAACTCACTTATCCCCCATCCTCACCACTTGTCgcagctccttcttcacgacCTCCGCACCATCCTTCGCAACCTCTCGTGGAATTGTCAAGTCCGGTCCACCCGTCCCATTGGTTATATTTCCACTTCCATTCTCCCCTTGCAGTGCAACATGCTGCATGACCAGCTTCATAGCCTCATCATAGCTCTGCGCATCTCCACTGCGGAACAGCTTCTCCACGTAATCGCGTACATTCTGAGTCCAGCCTGCCGCATCAAGTCGCTCGTGTAGTGATGTCTGGATGCGTCGTATGCCCCCGTTCTGGAGCAGAGCGAGATTGATGCTGTCTTGTGTGGACGGGTTGTATGCGGACAATGCGCCGTTGACGGCTACTTTGCGGTCGGCGGACATGGCGGCGGGTGTGATGCACGCACGGTGAGCGTTGAACTGCTGATTCTCTTCTGCAGGATTATTATTATTGTCAACCAGCTGTTAAGATGAACGGAACCAGAAGCAAGAAGGACGACGTGAACAAAGCCGTGACGATGCGCGAGGTGGCAGGGGTGGGTCCTCTAGCGCGTAGATCCGCTTTCACATGCACGTCCAATTCTCCTTTTTGTATTCTCAGTCGAGCAGATCCTGCTACACGACCGAACGACGGGGACTACTATGTACCTTGGAACATGTTGTGGATGACAAAATTGATGAATCTATGCTTTGCAATATGCTCATACTATTGAAAATTTCCTCTCTGAATGATTGTCCACAAGGCCCGGTCGACCTGTCCCTCCCTACAGGTAGTCCTGGACCTCAGATGTGAAAGACAGTAAAGTGATGCTCGAACGCACGCTCCTCGCTACACGCGTCAAGTCACTGCATGATGAAAAGAGATATGCTTCGCCACGCGAACGCTGTCAATGCCTCCGTGAACATCCAAACATTAGCAGAAGGGCTTTCTATACTCGTCGTGCCCCCTTCATTATGTGCATGCATGCACATGATTCTCCGTACAATGGAGTTACAGTATCCAAGGCCTCGTCGTTCCAGTCAAACGAATCGCTAGTTGCTAGTTCCAATTGTAGGAGACTGCTACGCGAAGAAACGGTGGTGACAGAAGACCAGTCGTGTTGATCAGACGGAGCAGCCGTTGACATCGCTACAGGGTCGACCTAAGACCTGCGGGTGACGTTGTCTCTGCGTTCGAAAGGGTCTCGGAATTTGATTTCGCTGGTATGTTCGATACCTCGGAGCAGTTCAATATTTTCAATGGGCATGCCGTCCCGCGATTGGTATGTCGGCGCGCCCTTCAGGATGCCAAAATCGACGATCAGAATCCGACCATCCTGACTGGTAGCCACGATTCGACGATAGTCCGATTTGGCTGCGAGCATCCAGCTCGTCGTCCACTCCTCCCCACGCCAGAGTTCCTGTCCAGTCGTGAAGTCGTACACGCGAAGATCGAGATCGTAGCTTCCAGACACGACCCTGTCGTTTGCGCTATCCAGCCACAGCGAACGGACGAGCTGCGAGTGGCCCGTATACTGCATCACCTCCCGTCCAGTATCGGTTTCGAACTTGTAAGTGATGTTGTCGTTACCACCAGCCAAGACATGCTTCATGTCCTCGCTGAAttccacagcagcaaggcCTCGCTCCTTTGGGCTGAACTCTTTGATCAGCTTCATTTGATTGATGTCCCACAAGCGGGCAATGCCATCTCCGCTTGCACTGACAAGCAGGTGGCCTCGCAATTGAACGGCATTGACAGGACCTCTGTGGCCGATCAATTCACCCCTCGCTTGCAAAGTCTCGCGATCCCACACGATGATTCTCGAGTCCTTGCTGCAAGAAATGATGTGCTTGGCGTCCAGCGCAACATCGAGGACACCACCAGCATGCTTGCGCAGGCGTGCGATCGGCTCGAAAGTCTTGATATCCCAGACGATCAAGTCATTATCTGAAGATCCCGTCACTAGGATCTTTTCATCGTACTGGAGACACAAAATGCTTGCATCGTGATAATATTTAGGCTCCTGATAGATGTTGTCGCCGTATGCCGTGCCATTCACACTAGCAGTCGCCATGTGGAACGATGGGTAGTCGACAGTGCGCAGCACTTTAGGACCCGCTACTGGCTTCACATTCGGTCCTCCAATAACGCGGAGACATTGGTAGGTATTGATGTCCCATACGCGAATTGTCCTGTCTCTCGATCCCGTGATTATGACATGTTCGTCGAACTGTAGGCAGTAGACACTATCAGTATGCCCCGACAAATACACAGCCTTGCCTGCCTCATCGGCACCAGCTCGCCAGTTTTGCTCGAGTTCGACGCGGGCTTTATACATCTTTCGCCATTCCTGGTTGGCTCGATTGGCAAGACCTATGCCCTTTCCTCCCACTTGGACTGGCGGGGGGTCGGTGTAGACTTGACGTTGATATTTGCGAAGGAAGATGGTGCGCCACACGGATACGTCCGTAGCCATTGAGTGCCACTTCCGGCATACCTGTTCAGCGTTGAGCAGATTTGGCGCGTCCAAGtgctggaagacgaggagagaTAGCTCTTCTGGGAAGATTCTGGTGAAGTCGTGGTTGGCTGGCTCGGGCTCGAGCATGTCCACATCTCCGTCGGGGTCGCGAACAGAGCCCATGTCAGAACCGCTGTATGTGGACAAGTCTGCACCGCTATCTGCTGCACTGCTCATGGAGCCCAGGTGATGCCGACGGTCGTGCAAATCTTGATTGGATCCTACCCATTCCGCCAACGATCCAGCCGGTAGGAAGTGGTGGTTGTGCATGGCAGCGGCCTTGCGAGCAGCGTCACCGCCTGGCGCGGAGCCAATGGAAGGAGTGAAGCGACTCCCGATAGCAGGTCGTACCGGCAGGCCCAAGGTACTGCTTGGTGCTGGAGTGTCCTTGCGATCACCCAAAGGGAAGAAATTGTTACGATACTTTCGAGGTCTGTCGTTTTCGTGTCGAGCGCTGCGCTTGGATGGCGAGGTGGGTTGTTGTTTGGTGAGTAAGGCAGGATTGATGCACGCCGGCTCATGACTGTCAATGGGGTTGGGGGTGCTTGACCTCCGGCCGCGTGACACGGGCAGGGTGTAGCGGTGCATGTTCTCACGCAGCGTATTCACGCGGTCCCTCGAGTACCTGGACAGCCGCCTGCCGATGGAAGCGGACTTGGCTGTATCGCCGTGCGGTGCTTCGGTCTGCAGCGGGGAGAGAGGCTTTCTCGCGCGTGCAGCGTGCGCCTGTTGCAGATGGAATTCCTGCTCCGTAAGGTGCGGCGGTATGTCCTCCCATAGCCCAAATGCATCGGCATTGGCGGCTGTAGTAGCAGGTGACACGGTGAGCACGTGGACGTCGTTGGCGGTATCGTCGCGGGACATGCGTCGCTGCGACAGGAAGGCGGCTCCTttgtcgaagctgctggggccagcagcagatgctcGCGGCGTGTggtcgtcgctgtcggagGATGATTCGTAGTCCAGCGGCTGATTCTCCTGGCCGCCAGCAAAGTCGAGTGTTAAGGAGGACGAGGCATGCACGGTGTGCGGTCGCTCGTCTGACATGCGTGGGCGGTGGAGGGTATAGCGGCCGGCGAAGGAGGCAGAAGCGGCGCCGTCGAGCATGGCGGCAGCGACGGCGGTGAGGATGGAGTCGGGATGCGAAGTGATGTGCGTAGGCGTGTATGCGTGGTTGCGAGTGTGTGGTATGTGCCGAATCCGGACAGGCTGGCAGCCAGTCTGCTCGCGGCCAATGCAAAGCAAGCGGCGTCGAGGACCAGTGTCGGCTGTGGAGGTGGAAGGAGGGTGGTGCCGCggtgggcggcggcggcggcggaggcgtggTTAAGAAGAGAGATGAGCGTCCAGAGCAAGGAGTGATCTATAGTTGGAGCGATGATGAGAGGACGGCGCGAGGACGGCGTCTGTGTGGCCCTGGCAACAACGACGAAAGGACAGGACGGGTAGGAAACAAGCAGCGCAACGCAACGCaacgcagcggcagcagcagcaggaagcgCAGGCCGTGCTGGGCAGCGACGTTTATAGCAGCGGCGCGGTGCGGCGAGACATGCAAATGCTGGCGACGCTGCTCCGGCGGTGGAATCAAAGACTTTGAGGCGTGAAACTCGTCGCCCGGCCTTGTAAATCTCTGGGTCCATGTCCGATCGCAGACAAGTCACGCCCGCCGTTCCAGACGACGGTCATTTGCCGGTACGCTGACTGGCCCTCCCCGGCGTATGATGGGCcatgatgttgctgctgctgctgctattgctgctgcgctgaCGCTGCCGCCCCCGGGCCTGAGGTCACCGCCGTCACCCTCAGTTCTGCCACGCCCGCTGTTCCATGTTCGCCGCCGCAGTCTCTGCACAGATTCCTGCGCTGCCGTCGTGCGTTCCGCCACCATCCCGGCCACGCCGCGTGCCAAGCTTCCAGCCCATCAACACGCTGCTTCCATCAGCACCGGACCATCTGCGCGTCTGAGGTACAGTACCACTCTTCAGCTGTACCCTTCGCCGCCCGTGTGCAACACACGTCGACCCATCTCCTAGGCGCGAGCAGGCGCCAGAAAGCGCTTGCATCCAGCCCAGCATGCCGCGCACCGCATCGATCGACCCATTGCCACTTCCATacaagctcttctttctctggaTAGAACCTGTGTCCACCATTGTCGGCGCATACTTCGCCCACTTTCAGCAGGAGTACTACATGCACGCCACCGTGCCCGATGCTGGGGCGATTTCGATTCGCGAGTCCGTTGTCCTGTCCCAGCTCGCCAACCTGTACTTTGCCTTCACCTTAAACGAAGCTTTGGTTCTCCGCGCTACGAGATCTCGCAAGGTCTGGAATACCCTTCTGCTTGGCCTCCTCATTGCCGACTTTGGTCACATCTACGCCTGCAAAGCTGCTGGATTCGAGCTCTACTACAGCATCTGGAAGTGGAATGCTATGTGGTTCGGGAACCTTGGTTTTGTTTATATCGGCGCAACTTTACGAACATGTTTTCTGCTTGGAATCGGCCTTCCGAGCTAACTGCGATAATGCGGACGCGTGAGCAGTCAACTCAGCGCGGCATGAGATTGAGGACATGCATGTACAAACAACATTCGGATGCCGAACTCCTACCGAATTGTAACCGTGGCCCGTACTCGCGACACCACTGTACCAGGACAATCTATACGTTCGTCACTTGACCGCGTTACGAGTGTCGCGAGCTTCTGGGCTCACGCCAAGCCATTCAACCCTAGGGCATCTGGGTACAATGTTCCAGAGCTACCTTCAGCCAAACATCAGACCTAGAGTACCACAGTTCCCGAGTTCTCGACGCTTGAGACGTACGACTAGTTGCCGTAACCAATAAAAAGTCGAACACTTCAGCTGAACAATTCAGGAATGCTTGGTTCGATCAGATCACCCTCAAACCATTGGGGCCCAAGCTGTAGATTTACCTCTCACGCAAAACACGTGAAGCTCCGCCCATGCTTTCGTCGACGCCAATCTCCGTGCGGGCTCTGTTAGATTCGAAAGGCGGCAATGCGGCAAGAGCGGATTGTAAATCGCGTCCAACGTCGATTGCTCAACGATCTGATCAGCTTCTGTCGAAACACTTCTCACTCATTGTATATTGCAGTAACAACGTGCTGTGTTCCGCGAGACGCAAATGTGGCATGGGATCCCATGAGCCAAGGAAGGACGAGCGTCGACGTCGACTTTGCGGCACATGCACACTCCTGTCATCTCGTGTCATGTTCACGTTCCTGCATGCACTGTGCATGCAGTAAAAACAGCCACCACTTGCTGCTAATGCGGCCAACCATCTCGGGAGCACTCGCGAATGCTGCTCACTACCTTTCGCAGAGCAGCCAGAAATGTCTAGCTGACTCGTGAGAGGTGGAGCTGACTCGGCTTGGAGCCGATGACGACAGACGGCAACCCCAGCACGCTCGTGAAAAGCATTCGTGCAGTCTATAAACCGCAGTGAAGCCATGAAACGTGCCATCTCGTGTAGACAGTACCTGCAGTAGGATATTCAGTTGCATTGCACTTTCCCTGTTCCTCCATTGTACTCAACATGTCCCTAGCAGGCAAGAATGTTCTCATCACGGGTGCCTCAATGGGTATGGGCACAATTCGATACGCTCACCTGGACAACTGCTGACAAACCGTACACAGGCATTGGCGCTGCCATCGCAAGACGACTTGCAAAACAGAAGGCGAATCTGATTCTTCTGGCCAGAAATGAGAAAAAGTTGCAAGAACTTGCACGAGAACTTCAAGTCGACTCTGGAAGACTGGTCTATTGCACAGCCGATGTGTCTCGCTACGATCAGGTGGAAGATGCTGTCCGCAAAGCTGTCAAAGAAGTCGGTGACATCGACATCCTCGTCAACAATGCAGGTCAGTCGTTGCGAATGTGCTTTCCGCAACATACTCTGCTGACCATTGACTGTCTTAGGCTTGGCTCTTGGAGCTCCAGAGAAATTTCCGGACCTCAAGATTGAGGACATTGTGACTATGACAGGTACTAACATCAATGGCTATATGTTTGCAGCTTATGCTGTGCTCAACGCCGGAGGGA from Cercospora beticola chromosome 1, complete sequence encodes:
- a CDS encoding uncharacterized protein (BUSCO:EOG09262L1P); its protein translation is MAPTIAVQPLLADVQKIIDDSKSFANAPNLIPICTSIPSEFLTPTSIYLKVAASSRSKQSFLFESAATSETIGRYSFVGADPRKTLVSGPNHGLEADPLPQLAAALEKYRVAQIPALRLPPLTGGAIGYVGYDCVKYFEPKTKRSMKDVLEVPESLFMLYDTVVAMDHFFQKVVVISYLHVPSSDATSDAVAEAYEKTRNDIAELVKALKSKDLPLPPQGPINLQQEYKSNIGRPGYEAHVTRLKKHIVQGDIIQAVPSQRIARPTSLHPFNLYRHLRTVNPSPYLFYLDCEDFQIIGASPEVLVKEENGRIITHPIAGTIKRGATPAEDQELADTLHASIKDRAEHVMLVDLARNDVNRVCDPLSTRVDQLMVVQKFSHVQHLVSEVSGILRPGKTRFDAFRSIFPAGTVSGAPKVKAMELIAELEGEKRGVYAGAVGYFGYGTINITSGKETEGAMDTCIALRTMMTKDGVAYLQAGGGIVFDSDEGDEYEETINKLAANMRCIEQAEQIHHEEQQGGIDTQPVESC